From the Deinococcus radiophilus genome, one window contains:
- a CDS encoding electron transfer flavoprotein subunit beta/FixA family protein yields MKILTLIRQVPDAEARVKAAGGQMDLGGTTMVIDGMDEYGVEEALQLREGGADVEEIIGLAVGPAQTEDAVRTALAMGIDRAIHVETSGYLDPIAVSKVVATVAQEEGVSLIFAGGQQADWDSQALGAATAERLSWPQATWTNDLALSGGTLTGRHDVDSGSENFQLDLPAVVTTQQGLNEPRYPTLPNIMKAKKKELRKDDLSRFGAQNKVQLVSSEIQVRQRKNQLIDGSDPQTAAQELLGLLRNEAKVLN; encoded by the coding sequence ATGAAAATTCTGACCCTGATCCGCCAAGTCCCCGACGCCGAAGCCCGCGTAAAAGCTGCAGGTGGCCAGATGGACCTGGGCGGCACCACCATGGTGATTGACGGCATGGACGAGTACGGCGTAGAAGAAGCCCTGCAACTGCGCGAGGGCGGCGCCGACGTGGAAGAGATTATCGGGCTGGCTGTCGGCCCGGCGCAAACCGAAGACGCCGTGCGGACCGCGCTGGCCATGGGCATTGACCGCGCCATTCACGTGGAGACGAGCGGCTACCTGGACCCCATCGCCGTGAGCAAAGTGGTGGCCACCGTCGCCCAGGAAGAAGGCGTGAGCCTGATCTTCGCTGGTGGGCAGCAGGCCGACTGGGACAGCCAGGCCCTGGGCGCCGCCACCGCCGAGCGCCTCAGCTGGCCGCAGGCCACCTGGACCAACGACCTCGCGCTGAGCGGCGGCACCCTCACGGGCCGCCACGACGTGGACAGCGGCAGCGAGAACTTTCAGCTGGACTTGCCCGCCGTGGTGACCACCCAGCAGGGCCTGAACGAGCCGCGCTACCCCACGCTGCCCAACATCATGAAGGCCAAGAAAAAGGAGCTGCGCAAAGACGACCTGAGCCGTTTCGGGGCACAGAACAAGGTGCAACTGGTCAGCAGCGAGATTCAGGTGCGCCAGCGCAAGAACCAGTTGATCGACGGCTCGGACCCGCAGACGGCGGCTCAGGAATTGCTGGGCCTGCTGCGCAACGAAGCCAAAGTCCTGAACTGA
- a CDS encoding glucose-6-phosphate dehydrogenase assembly protein OpcA, protein MTRQTSSRPDCTEPRLTTVRGAEAVIGELWDCLGVQTRAATGNLVALTERAHLDKVEQTLAGLQGRYAGRQIIGVMDGSDAVEVQVSLVPQEGGLYVERLRLEASEDQLRGAILPLLRPATLNYIWWAAENRPGGPLLAELTELADKVICDSLSLDIPPGRHFALADLSWARLTGWREALAQVFDRPEAAGQLPGLTRLELHYAGHNPLPAELYAGWVADTLRWPGLKNVYIQPGGCDRENGDLCQVTLSGPDVSFTLSVGPGGVVQTVGEWPGGGFEAKVQLRRLPLTAGLAELLADARSHPAFERAWSLAHQGDI, encoded by the coding sequence GTGACGCGTCAAACTTCTTCTCGGCCCGACTGCACCGAACCCCGGCTGACCACTGTGCGCGGCGCCGAAGCGGTGATCGGGGAACTGTGGGACTGCCTGGGCGTGCAGACCCGCGCCGCGACCGGCAACCTGGTGGCCCTGACCGAGCGGGCGCACCTGGACAAGGTGGAACAGACCCTCGCCGGCCTGCAGGGCCGCTACGCTGGCCGCCAGATTATCGGGGTGATGGACGGCAGCGACGCCGTAGAGGTGCAGGTCAGTTTGGTGCCGCAAGAAGGTGGGCTATACGTAGAGCGGCTGCGGCTGGAGGCCAGCGAAGATCAGTTGCGCGGCGCGATCCTGCCGCTGCTGCGCCCCGCCACGCTCAACTACATCTGGTGGGCCGCCGAGAACCGCCCCGGTGGGCCGCTGCTGGCCGAGCTGACCGAGTTGGCCGACAAGGTGATTTGTGACTCGCTCAGCCTGGATATTCCGCCGGGCCGTCACTTCGCGCTGGCCGACCTCAGCTGGGCGCGGCTGACCGGCTGGCGCGAGGCACTGGCGCAGGTCTTTGACCGCCCCGAAGCGGCCGGGCAGCTGCCAGGGCTGACCCGTCTGGAACTGCACTATGCCGGGCATAACCCCTTGCCTGCCGAGCTGTACGCGGGCTGGGTGGCCGATACCCTGCGCTGGCCGGGGCTGAAGAATGTCTATATTCAGCCGGGTGGCTGCGACCGCGAGAACGGTGACTTGTGCCAGGTGACGCTGAGCGGCCCCGACGTGTCGTTCACTCTCAGTGTGGGACCGGGCGGTGTGGTGCAGACGGTCGGGGAGTGGCCGGGCGGTGGGTTTGAGGCCAAGGTGCAGCTCCGCCGTTTGCCGCTCACTGCTGGCCTGGCCGAGCTCTTGGCCGATGCCCGCTCTCACCCGGCTTTTGAGCGGGCCTGGTCGCTGGCCCATCAGGGCGACATTTGA
- the zwf gene encoding glucose-6-phosphate dehydrogenase — protein MKAKSPGTKQAKPKVTPASRQTKATAKSTAASPTKSKAKRAATGKGEGDGKTVKKAEAKAAKGAGIHAEQETLAQKTPPVPASGHNPFRDVMRRHAAPEPATLVVFGVTGDLARRKLLPAIFGLFQGGLLSSAVELLGVGRQEMSSGEFRQFVAEALRESSETDEIEEGSLASFLETLAYRSGDLAGEQVYADIREFCEGRGTSNALFYLSLPPSLFITVSDGLAGQGLHEQTDGWRRLVIEKPFGRDLESARELQARLTRHWQESQIYRIDHYLGKETVQNLLAIRFGNAIFEPLWNRNLIDHVQITAAEDLGLEGRAGYYEEAGVVRDMLQNHLLQLLALTAMEPPAPGSPDALRDEKAKVFQAIGRITPEKADEVAVRGQYAAGTLYGERLSGYQDEEGVAEGSRTATYIAVRLEVDNWRWQGVPFFLRTGKRLPKKVTEIAVVFKRPPLSIFPNVERNVLAFRIQPDEGVSLKLSSKTPGQEMELREVVMDFRYDAFGAPLESPYSRLLLDALTGDASLFPREEEVMESWRIVQGLLDAWEGQGQTERYTSGTWSPDAADELIGEDRRWRRL, from the coding sequence GTGAAAGCCAAGTCCCCAGGCACCAAGCAGGCCAAGCCCAAAGTCACCCCAGCCAGCCGCCAGACCAAAGCTACGGCCAAAAGTACCGCTGCAAGCCCTACCAAAAGCAAGGCCAAGCGTGCAGCTACGGGCAAAGGTGAAGGTGACGGCAAGACGGTTAAGAAAGCCGAAGCCAAAGCCGCCAAAGGTGCCGGTATTCACGCGGAGCAAGAAACCCTGGCTCAGAAGACGCCGCCCGTGCCCGCCTCAGGTCACAATCCTTTCCGCGACGTGATGCGGCGGCACGCTGCCCCGGAGCCTGCCACCCTCGTCGTGTTTGGTGTCACGGGCGATCTGGCGCGGCGCAAGCTGTTGCCCGCCATCTTCGGCCTGTTTCAAGGTGGCCTGCTCAGCAGCGCGGTCGAGTTGCTGGGGGTGGGCCGCCAGGAGATGAGCAGCGGCGAGTTCCGGCAATTTGTAGCAGAGGCCCTGCGCGAAAGCAGCGAAACCGACGAGATCGAAGAAGGCAGCTTGGCGTCTTTTCTGGAAACCTTGGCCTACCGTTCCGGCGACCTGGCCGGCGAACAGGTCTACGCTGACATCCGCGAGTTCTGCGAGGGGCGCGGTACGTCCAACGCACTGTTTTACCTTTCATTACCGCCCAGTCTGTTCATTACCGTCAGCGATGGGCTGGCCGGGCAGGGGCTGCATGAGCAGACGGACGGCTGGCGCAGGCTGGTGATCGAAAAACCGTTTGGGCGCGATCTGGAATCGGCCCGCGAGTTGCAGGCGCGGCTGACCCGGCACTGGCAGGAGTCGCAGATCTACCGGATTGACCATTATCTGGGCAAGGAAACGGTCCAAAATCTGCTGGCGATCCGCTTCGGCAATGCGATCTTCGAGCCGCTGTGGAACCGCAACCTGATTGATCACGTGCAGATCACGGCGGCTGAGGACCTGGGCCTGGAAGGCCGCGCCGGGTACTACGAGGAAGCAGGGGTGGTGCGCGACATGCTGCAAAATCACCTGCTGCAACTCCTCGCACTGACGGCGATGGAGCCGCCCGCCCCCGGCTCGCCTGACGCCCTGCGCGATGAAAAGGCCAAAGTGTTTCAGGCCATCGGGCGAATCACTCCCGAAAAGGCAGACGAAGTGGCCGTGCGTGGGCAGTACGCAGCAGGCACGCTGTACGGCGAGCGACTGTCTGGCTATCAAGACGAAGAAGGGGTGGCCGAAGGGTCACGGACCGCCACCTATATTGCCGTACGGCTGGAGGTGGACAACTGGCGCTGGCAGGGCGTGCCCTTTTTCCTGCGCACCGGCAAGCGCCTGCCCAAAAAAGTCACCGAAATCGCGGTGGTCTTCAAGCGCCCGCCGCTGAGCATTTTCCCGAATGTCGAGCGCAACGTGCTGGCGTTCCGCATTCAGCCGGACGAAGGCGTCAGCCTCAAGCTCAGCTCCAAGACGCCGGGACAGGAAATGGAACTGCGCGAGGTGGTGATGGATTTCCGCTACGACGCTTTTGGCGCGCCGCTCGAAAGCCCTTACTCGCGGCTGTTGCTGGACGCGCTGACGGGGGACGCGTCGCTGTTTCCCCGCGAAGAAGAAGTGATGGAGTCGTGGCGCATCGTGCAGGGCCTGCTGGATGCCTGGGAGGGCCAGGGGCAGACAGAGCGTTACACCAGCGGAACCTGGAGCCCGGACGCCGCCGATGAACTGATCGGTGAGGATCGGCGCTGGAGACGGCTGTGA
- a CDS encoding electron transfer flavoprotein subunit alpha/FixB family protein, whose translation MILIIAEHKDGQLSKSTAEMIQAARASGQAGPVTALVLGSGVGDVANQAAQFADQVLVADRPELGSYNAELWAAASAQIAQQGQASLVMTGGSRSGREFAPRVAVKLDAPYLEDVIHLQAAEGGVQAQRYSYLARVTETQQASGPVVVVSVKPGAFAPAAPTGQQGPQYDVDLELPQPRLQVTGKNEEKLDRVALTEADVIVTGGRGVGSSEKFGELVEGLADAIGAGVGATRAVVDAGWRPYGEQVGQTGKTVQPGAYIALGVSGAVQHLSGMGKSKYIVAINKDADAPIFKVADYGIVGDVNEIVPALISAARS comes from the coding sequence ATGATTCTGATTATTGCTGAACACAAAGACGGCCAGCTGTCCAAATCCACCGCCGAAATGATTCAGGCGGCCCGCGCTTCGGGTCAGGCCGGTCCTGTCACCGCCTTGGTGCTGGGCAGCGGCGTGGGCGACGTGGCCAATCAGGCTGCGCAGTTTGCCGATCAGGTGCTGGTGGCCGACCGCCCCGAGCTGGGCAGCTACAACGCCGAACTGTGGGCCGCTGCCAGCGCCCAGATTGCCCAGCAGGGCCAGGCCAGCCTGGTCATGACCGGGGGCAGCCGTTCGGGCCGCGAGTTCGCTCCCCGCGTGGCGGTCAAGCTGGACGCCCCTTACCTGGAAGACGTCATCCATCTTCAAGCGGCTGAGGGCGGCGTACAGGCCCAGCGCTACTCCTACCTGGCCCGCGTGACCGAAACCCAGCAGGCCAGTGGCCCAGTGGTCGTGGTGAGCGTGAAGCCTGGCGCGTTTGCTCCGGCGGCTCCTACCGGACAGCAAGGCCCTCAGTACGACGTGGACCTGGAACTGCCCCAGCCCCGCTTGCAGGTGACGGGCAAGAACGAAGAGAAGCTGGACCGTGTCGCACTGACCGAAGCCGACGTTATCGTGACGGGCGGGCGCGGCGTGGGCAGCTCCGAGAAGTTCGGTGAACTGGTGGAGGGGCTGGCTGACGCCATCGGCGCGGGCGTGGGTGCCACCCGAGCCGTGGTGGACGCTGGCTGGCGGCCTTACGGTGAGCAGGTGGGCCAGACCGGCAAGACCGTGCAGCCCGGCGCTTACATCGCCCTGGGCGTCAGCGGCGCAGTGCAGCACCTGTCGGGCATGGGCAAGAGCAAATACATCGTGGCGATCAACAAAGACGCCGACGCGCCGATCTTCAAGGTGGCCGATTACGGCATCGTGGGCGACGTGAACGAGATTGTTCCGGCCCTGATCAGCGCTGCGCGCAGCTAA